Genomic DNA from Pelomicrobium methylotrophicum:
TTTTACCTTGGACCCAGCACCACCGGCCGATCAGGGAGCTCGTTGCCTGCGCCGGGCCCGGCCGGAAAATGCTGGCGCAGGACTTCGGAGACGCGGCGGACACCGGCGATGACACCATCTTCGAACCGGCGGCTGTGAAACGCGGCTTCCATCTCGTGGCAGATGGCCGCCCAGACGTGGGCCCCGGCCGCGCGAAACACGCCGCGGTCGGCGACGATCTCCACGTCGTGATCAGCCAGCAACAGGTAGATCAGCACGCCGGTGTTCTCCTCCGTGTCCCACACCCGCAACTCGGAAAAAACTTCCAGCGCCCGCTCTCGGGCGCTGCACCCACGCAGCAGCGCCCCCGTCGGCAACGCCGCCTCCACCGCGAAGCAGATCTCACCCCGATGAGTCGCCTCCGCATCCCGGATCGCCGCCTCGATGCGCCTGAGCGACGCCGGCGGAAACGCCCGGCGCACGCGATAGCCGCCCGTCGCCAGGTGCCTGAGGATTCGCATGAAGTCCATCACCACCGCCCAGAGGCGCCGCCGCCGCCGAAACTGCCCCCTCCGCCTGAAAAGCCGCCGCCCGACCAGCCGCCGCCCCAGCCGTAACCGCCCGCTCCCGGCCAGCCCCCAGAGCCTCTCGTGGCCCGGCGCGGCGTCGAGCCGGTCAGCGTAAAGACGAACGCGGCGACGCCGACCACGCTTGCCACGAGGAATGAGCCCAGCCACAGCCAACCCAGCAGTCCCATGCCGGTGCCCACCAGCGCCGCCGCCGGCAATCGGCCGAATAGGGCGCGCAGCACCGCGCCGCCGATGGTGGCGAGAAGAAAGCCAGCGACGAACAGAAACTCCAGCATGGATGCCGACGGACCACGGAAAGGCTTGCTCTCCCTCGGCGGCGGCAAGGGTTCGCCCTCGATGACACCGATGATGCGCTCGATACCAGCGCTCAACCCTCCATAGAAATCGCCTTCACGAAAGTAGGGCACCATGACCTCGGCAATGATGCGCTTGGCAAGGGCATCGGACAGCACGCCTTCCAGCCCGTAGCCCACTTCGATGCGCAACTGCCGGTCGTCCCTCGCCACCAGCACCAAGACGCCATCGTCCACCCCTTTGCGCCCGAGCTTCCATTGCTCGGCCACTCGTATCGCGTACTGCTCGATGGTCTCCGGGCGCACCGTGGGTACGATGAGCACCGCGATCTGGCTGCCCTTCTTCTTCTCGAAAGCCGCCAGCCGCTGCGCCAGTGCCTGGCGCTGTGCGTCGGACAGCATGCCGGCAAGATCGGTCACCCGGGCTCGGAGCTCGGGAACCGGGGCTTGCGCATGTAGCGGCAACGCCAGCGCCAGCGCGGCAAGAAGGGCCGACGCGGCCAAGCGGCTCAGCGCCCGCTTCATCGGGCGGCTGGCGAGGGCGAGCCGAAGTCCACCTTGGGCGGTGAGGCGAGCGCCCGCTCGTTCTCCACTGCAAACGTGGGCTTGACCTGGAAGCCGAACAACATGGCGGTCAGGTTGGTCGGGAACTGGCGTACCGTGGTGTTGTATTCCTGCACGGCGCGAATGTAGCGTTGGCGGGCCACCGCGATGCGGTTCTCGGTGCCCTCGAGCTGCGCCTGCAGGTCGCGGAAATTGGCATCGGACTTGAGCTGGGGGTAGTTCTCCACCACCACCAGGA
This window encodes:
- a CDS encoding TPM domain-containing protein translates to MDFMRILRHLATGGYRVRRAFPPASLRRIEAAIRDAEATHRGEICFAVEAALPTGALLRGCSARERALEVFSELRVWDTEENTGVLIYLLLADHDVEIVADRGVFRAAGAHVWAAICHEMEAAFHSRRFEDGVIAGVRRVSEVLRQHFPAGPGAGNELPDRPVVLGPR
- a CDS encoding TPM domain-containing protein → MKRALSRLAASALLAALALALPLHAQAPVPELRARVTDLAGMLSDAQRQALAQRLAAFEKKKGSQIAVLIVPTVRPETIEQYAIRVAEQWKLGRKGVDDGVLVLVARDDRQLRIEVGYGLEGVLSDALAKRIIAEVMVPYFREGDFYGGLSAGIERIIGVIEGEPLPPPRESKPFRGPSASMLEFLFVAGFLLATIGGAVLRALFGRLPAAALVGTGMGLLGWLWLGSFLVASVVGVAAFVFTLTGSTPRRATRGSGGWPGAGGYGWGGGWSGGGFSGGGGSFGGGGASGRW